Proteins from a single region of Ziziphus jujuba cultivar Dongzao chromosome 1, ASM3175591v1:
- the LOC107427735 gene encoding non-functional NADPH-dependent codeinone reductase 2, giving the protein MTAAGSECIPIVVLSSSVGHRGMPVLGFGTASFRSDSDLLKTAVLEAIKLGYRHFDTAAIYGSEQALGEAIAEALKQGLVGSRNELFITTKLWCSDAHPSLVIPALKKSLQNLQLEYLDLYLVHWPFSAKPGKLEYPIKEEDVMPLDYNSVWADMEESQRLGLTRSIGVSNFTMKKLQNLLSCAKIPPSVNQVEMNPTWQQKKLIDFCKTNNIIVTAYSPLGAKGTAWGSNNVMDNQVLDDIAKAHGKSVAQVSLRWIYQQGATSVPKSYSKDRLKENLDIFDWELTQEDLHKISQLPQKKVNLDALGDGTNPKFLEELWDGEI; this is encoded by the exons ATGACTGCTGCAGGGTCTGAATGTATCCCAATTGTGGTTCTGAGCTCCTCTGTTGGCCACCGTGGCATGCCGGTTCTCGGCTTTGGAACGGCTTCCTTTAGGTCAGACTCAGATCTTTTGAAAACTGCAGTCTTGGAGGCCATCAAGCTTGGTTACCGCCATTTCGATACAGCTGCTATATATGGGTCTGAACAGGCACTTGGGGAAGCCATAGCCGAAGCTCTCAAACAGGGCCTTGTGGGTTCTCGGAACGAGCTCTTTATCACTACCAAACTGTGGTGCAGTGATGCCCATCCCAGCCTTGTTATCCCAGCTCTGAAGAAATCCCTTCA GAATCTTCAGCTGGAGTACCTAGATCTCTATCTTGTTCACTGGCCCTTCAGTGCCAAACCTGGAAAACTGGAATACCCTATAAAAGAGGAGGATGTTATGCCACTGGACTACAACTCTGTTTGGGCAGACATGGAAGAAAGCCAGAGACTTGGGCTTACCAGATCCATTGGAGTCAGCAATTTCACTATGAAGAAGCTTCAAAACTTGCTCTCATGCGCTAAAATCCCACCTTCTGTGAATCAG GTGGAGATGAACCCAACATGGCAGCAGAAGAAGCTCATAGATTTCTGCAAGACCAACAATATCATAGTCACTGCCTACTCTCCACTGGGAGCCAAAGGCACAGCATGGGGATCCAATAATGTTATGGACAACCAAGTTCTGGATGACATAGCAAAGGCTCACGGAAAATCCGTTGCTCAG GTTTCTCTTAGATGGATATATCAGCAAGGAGCAACTTCAGTGCCCAAGAGCTACAGCAAGGATAGGTTGAAAGAGAACTTGGATATCTTTGATTGGGAACTTACACAAGAGGATCTTCACAAGATCAGTCAACTCCCACAGAAGAAAGTGAACCTTGATGCTCTTGGAGATGGAACTAATCCCAAGTTTCTTGAAGAACTATGGGACGGAGAGATTTAG